One Deinococcus sp. Leaf326 genomic window, CTGGCACAGCGCGCCGGCGCGCTGTGCTGACGGTCCCGGAGCCGCCAGTACGGCACACCGGCGTACTGCGCGAACCGCCGCAGGCTGAGTTGGGGGCGGCTCTGCCAGAGAACGATCAGATCGTCCAACGTCAGAGCCGCCGCACTTTTCGCGAGATGTCGAGCTCCAGTTCCTTTTCCGCCAGGATACGTTTGAGACGGTCATTCTCGCGTTCCAGGATGCCACTCCCCTGGTCCTGTCGATCGCCAGCGAGGCGGGCACGGCCCGCCTCCAGAAACTGAGTTTTCCACGTGTGGATCAGGCTCTCATTGACCCCGTGTTGACGGGCCGCTTCCGCG contains:
- a CDS encoding transposase; the protein is MGKQRKVWSTDVKEAIVLSVLRGDLGVAEAARQHGVNESLIHTWKTQFLEAGRARLAGDRQDQGSGILERENDRLKRILAEKELELDISRKVRRL